A single window of Gammaproteobacteria bacterium DNA harbors:
- the hslV gene encoding ATP-dependent protease subunit HslV, with translation MRSNEDRVLEQFRGTTILSVRRDGKVAIGGDGQVTLGKAIVMKGNARKVRRLYGDKVIAGFAGGTADAFTLFELFEAKLEKHSGNLMRSAVELAKDWRTDKMLRRLEALLAVADKNVSLIITGNGDVIEPENSIMAIGSGGPYAQSAARALLENTTLSAREIVTKGLEIAANICVYTNQNLTIEELNA, from the coding sequence ATGAGATCAAATGAGGATAGGGTATTGGAACAATTTAGAGGCACTACCATATTATCCGTACGCAGAGACGGTAAAGTAGCGATTGGAGGTGATGGTCAAGTCACCTTGGGTAAGGCGATTGTCATGAAGGGCAATGCCAGAAAAGTAAGACGTCTTTACGGAGATAAGGTAATTGCAGGATTTGCGGGCGGCACTGCAGATGCCTTTACCTTATTTGAATTATTTGAAGCCAAATTAGAGAAACACTCTGGAAATTTAATGCGCTCTGCAGTTGAGCTAGCCAAAGATTGGCGAACTGACAAGATGTTGCGCCGTCTTGAAGCCTTATTAGCCGTGGCCGATAAAAATGTATCTTTAATTATCACCGGTAACGGCGACGTGATTGAACCAGAGAATAGCATCATGGCCATCGGCTCTGGTGGTCCCTATGCCCAATCAGCTGCAAGAGCTTTACTCGAAAACACGACACTAAGTGCTAGAGAAATTGTAACCAAAGGCTTAGAAATTGCAGCCAATATCTGTGTTTACACTAATCAAAATTTAACAATTGAAGAGTTAAATGCTTAA
- a CDS encoding SPOR domain-containing protein, with protein MSKNKSRRKSYQKPRKAKPNTAPIGWLVSGILIGLLISGIFYIKYHSSETKTLPESTLKLTTVTEEIKHPPKHPHPIAASSHPKEKTHANAPLQEEDRHSAKNPQYEFYNLLSSQDENSSLPKGQAEEKIQIPTYSLDMGKFKNFSEADQLKAQLILLGIDQVDIAKNPKDHCFKVVVGPFASKTEATKVQKQLKDNSILCTLNNS; from the coding sequence ATGAGTAAAAATAAGAGTAGAAGAAAATCTTACCAAAAGCCCCGCAAAGCTAAGCCCAATACCGCGCCGATTGGATGGCTGGTAAGCGGTATCCTTATAGGCTTGCTTATTTCAGGCATTTTCTATATCAAATATCACTCGAGCGAGACTAAAACATTACCCGAATCCACCTTAAAATTAACCACTGTAACAGAAGAAATAAAACATCCGCCGAAACATCCACATCCTATCGCCGCGTCCTCCCACCCTAAAGAAAAAACACACGCTAACGCGCCCTTGCAAGAGGAAGATCGCCATTCGGCTAAAAATCCACAATATGAGTTTTATAACTTACTTTCATCGCAAGATGAAAACTCAAGTCTGCCGAAGGGGCAAGCAGAAGAGAAAATCCAAATTCCGACGTATAGCCTAGATATGGGTAAATTTAAAAATTTTTCCGAGGCTGACCAACTTAAGGCTCAATTAATATTGCTTGGAATTGATCAAGTTGATATCGCAAAGAATCCAAAAGACCATTGTTTTAAGGTTGTTGTAGGCCCCTTTGCTTCGAAGACAGAAGCCACTAAGGTACAAAAACAATTAAAGGATAATTCTATTCTCTGCACACTAAACAACTCCTAA
- a CDS encoding DUF945 family protein, producing the protein MNKKISGLIVVLFLLLLLTPFLIGVIFKQNYNKAFKPIFQNLNLSAQLLEYKRSWFFSDVIIASHFPLADQANNTNNHEESVVISQRIYHGPIIFTKGYPRIKLAWIYIDSYVDQKTHFAKTTLTLNRTLSTELALDEYALIHNNKLLYSLKGLKGDIVIDSHDMNLTSNIRFNHIFANIDSAREISKFNATIDLTKNQSGLWTGKQVYHFGELKWLQGNTVYNFHAFNYKITNALHHEHYDTKIDLDMAALLVNKLDYGAQKISIELNQLKPSELALLQHNQFSSLQTPSQMLMYQHDFMELLNKGAELKINNIHLNTLKGPINVQGCITCPCNNNACNLSSLFSKLTGNIKGQVPTDVANSFLTNSYFHFLHGDEFMAEWRKKGWLQTSGEYFLINCQF; encoded by the coding sequence ATGAACAAAAAAATTTCCGGCTTAATTGTGGTGTTGTTTCTTTTGTTATTATTAACTCCTTTTTTAATTGGAGTTATATTTAAACAAAATTACAACAAAGCATTCAAACCCATTTTCCAAAACTTAAACCTCTCTGCTCAGCTGCTTGAATATAAGCGTTCATGGTTTTTTTCTGATGTAATTATTGCTAGTCATTTTCCATTGGCTGATCAGGCTAATAATACGAATAATCATGAGGAATCCGTGGTCATTTCTCAACGTATTTATCATGGCCCTATTATTTTCACGAAGGGATATCCTCGAATTAAATTGGCGTGGATATATATTGACTCTTACGTGGACCAAAAAACTCACTTTGCAAAAACCACTTTAACGCTAAACCGAACTCTCTCTACTGAGCTCGCATTAGATGAATATGCTCTAATCCATAACAACAAGCTTCTCTATTCCCTCAAGGGTCTCAAAGGTGACATTGTCATTGACTCCCATGATATGAATTTGACTTCTAATATTAGATTTAATCATATTTTCGCCAATATCGACTCTGCAAGAGAAATATCGAAGTTTAATGCCACAATTGATCTTACCAAAAATCAAAGTGGTCTTTGGACAGGCAAGCAAGTTTATCATTTTGGCGAGCTAAAATGGCTCCAAGGCAACACCGTATATAACTTTCACGCTTTCAATTACAAAATCACCAATGCATTGCATCATGAACATTACGATACAAAAATTGATCTCGATATGGCTGCTTTATTGGTAAACAAGCTTGACTATGGTGCGCAAAAAATTTCAATTGAATTGAATCAGCTTAAACCTAGTGAATTAGCATTGTTACAACATAATCAATTTTCTTCACTCCAAACACCGTCACAAATGTTGATGTATCAACATGATTTCATGGAATTATTAAATAAAGGTGCTGAACTTAAAATAAATAATATCCATCTTAATACGCTTAAAGGTCCCATCAATGTCCAAGGATGCATCACCTGCCCTTGCAATAATAATGCGTGTAATCTATCAAGTTTGTTTTCGAAACTAACGGGTAATATAAAGGGACAAGTACCGACAGACGTCGCCAATTCCTTTCTAACTAATTCTTATTTTCATTTTTTGCATGGAGATGAATTTATGGCAGAGTGGCGAAAGAAAGGTTGGCTACAAACTTCAGGAGAATATTTTTTGATTAATTGCCAATTTTAG
- a CDS encoding arginine--tRNA ligase, translating into MKAKIECLIKSALNHYFLTGDFDYEEESLPKIHIERTRDQKHGDYASNIAMILAKPLKKNPRHLAEELVNYIPKSADLEKIEIAGPGFINFHLTESALQTIVTDILKADGIYGHASIGNNKTVIIEFVSANPTGPLHVGHGRHAAYGATVANLLEAIGYKVHREYYVNDAGRQMQILTVSIWLRYLELFGHSFPFPSNAYKGDYIMDIAKELKVNFLEKFCRPLTDIFSNLPDDQKEDGTGGDKEIYIDALISRAKSLLGEENYELILKDGLKAILNDIREDLAQFGVTFQEWFSEKSLQTNGDITRGLERLQKTDSVYERDGATWFQATSYGDEKDRVVIRENGQSTYFASDVGYHLNKYERKFDLILDLFGADHHGYAPRIKAFLKAAGEDENKVQVLLIQFAILYRGKQKVSMSTRGGTFVTLRELREEVGNDAARFFYVMRKCDQHLDFDLELAKSKSNENPVYYIQYAFARICSVERQLDHLNLQLDMNMGLENRHLLTSDYEKNLLRILSQFPEIIEASAVNYEPHILVHYLQELATYFHTYYNACKFIVEEKELRNARMCLIVAVKVVIGNSLKILGVSAPEIM; encoded by the coding sequence ATGAAAGCAAAAATAGAATGTTTGATTAAATCTGCTTTAAATCACTATTTTCTCACGGGAGATTTTGATTACGAAGAAGAAAGCTTACCTAAAATACACATCGAACGCACTCGTGATCAAAAACATGGCGACTACGCTAGCAACATTGCCATGATATTAGCAAAACCTTTGAAAAAAAACCCTCGGCACCTTGCAGAAGAATTAGTGAATTATATTCCCAAATCGGCTGATTTAGAGAAAATTGAAATTGCAGGACCCGGTTTCATTAATTTTCATTTAACTGAAAGCGCCTTACAAACGATCGTGACTGACATATTAAAAGCCGATGGAATTTACGGCCATGCTTCAATTGGCAACAACAAAACAGTGATAATTGAATTTGTTTCAGCTAATCCTACCGGACCGTTGCATGTCGGCCATGGCAGACATGCAGCCTATGGAGCCACGGTGGCAAATTTGTTGGAAGCAATTGGCTATAAAGTGCATCGCGAATATTACGTAAATGATGCGGGCAGACAAATGCAGATTCTCACCGTCAGTATTTGGTTGCGTTACCTAGAATTATTTGGTCACTCCTTCCCGTTTCCTAGCAATGCCTATAAAGGCGACTATATTATGGATATTGCTAAAGAGCTGAAAGTTAATTTTCTCGAAAAATTTTGTCGCCCACTCACTGATATCTTTTCTAATTTACCCGATGACCAAAAAGAAGATGGGACTGGCGGTGATAAAGAAATTTACATTGACGCATTGATATCTCGAGCCAAATCATTGCTGGGGGAAGAAAATTATGAGCTTATTTTAAAAGACGGTCTAAAGGCGATTCTGAACGATATTCGTGAGGATTTGGCACAATTTGGCGTGACTTTTCAAGAGTGGTTCTCTGAAAAAAGTTTACAAACCAACGGGGATATTACGCGCGGGCTAGAGAGATTACAAAAAACAGATAGTGTTTATGAACGTGATGGCGCCACTTGGTTTCAAGCCACCTCTTATGGAGACGAAAAAGACCGTGTCGTTATACGCGAAAATGGTCAATCAACCTATTTCGCCTCAGATGTTGGCTATCATCTAAATAAATATGAAAGAAAATTTGATCTGATTCTGGATCTATTTGGCGCCGATCATCATGGCTATGCCCCACGCATCAAAGCGTTTCTCAAGGCTGCAGGCGAAGATGAAAACAAAGTGCAAGTATTGTTAATACAATTTGCTATTTTATATAGAGGCAAACAAAAAGTTTCAATGTCCACACGAGGAGGCACATTTGTCACGTTGCGGGAGCTACGAGAAGAAGTGGGCAATGATGCAGCAAGATTCTTTTATGTAATGCGAAAATGTGACCAGCATCTTGATTTTGATTTAGAACTCGCAAAATCTAAATCCAATGAAAACCCTGTTTATTATATTCAGTATGCTTTTGCTCGGATTTGTAGCGTTGAACGCCAACTTGATCATCTTAACCTTCAATTAGACATGAACATGGGCTTAGAAAATCGCCACTTACTTACCTCCGATTATGAAAAAAATTTATTACGCATTTTGAGTCAATTTCCTGAAATTATTGAGGCCTCTGCAGTAAATTATGAACCGCATATTTTGGTCCATTATTTGCAGGAATTAGCGACTTATTTTCACACCTACTATAATGCTTGCAAATTTATTGTCGAAGAAAAAGAATTGCGTAATGCCCGCATGTGTTTGATTGTTGCTGTTAAAGTGGTAATTGGAAATAGCTTAAAGATTTTAGGCGTATCAGCTCCTGAAATCATGTAA
- the hemF gene encoding oxygen-dependent coproporphyrinogen oxidase — MLETHDSLIIKQEDEWQRPEGGGGKTRSFSNGAIFEKAGVNFSHVWGDELPATATSNRPLLKNAPFQAVGLSVIVHPLNPFIPTCHANLRLFVSVSESSEPVWWFGGGFDLTPYYGFEEDCIHWHQVAKKACDPYGKELHAKYKEWADKYFFIKHRNEPRGIGGIFFDDLNQWDFATCFSFLKSVGDHFIEAYSPIVSRRKHLPYGERERNFQCYRRGRYVEFNLVYDRGTLFGLQSGGRIESILISLPPLVAWNYNWQPTPGTKEAELYEKYLRPQDWLNQG; from the coding sequence ATGCTTGAAACTCACGACTCCTTAATAATAAAACAAGAAGACGAATGGCAACGACCGGAAGGGGGAGGGGGCAAGACGCGCAGCTTTTCCAATGGAGCGATATTTGAAAAAGCGGGCGTAAATTTTTCACATGTGTGGGGAGACGAGCTGCCCGCTACGGCGACGAGTAATCGTCCTTTGTTAAAAAATGCTCCCTTCCAAGCGGTGGGACTTTCGGTAATCGTCCACCCCCTGAATCCCTTCATACCCACATGTCACGCAAATTTACGCTTATTTGTAAGCGTTAGTGAATCCAGTGAACCCGTTTGGTGGTTTGGGGGTGGCTTTGATTTAACCCCCTACTATGGTTTTGAGGAGGATTGCATTCATTGGCACCAAGTAGCTAAAAAAGCCTGTGATCCTTACGGTAAGGAGCTCCATGCAAAATACAAAGAATGGGCTGACAAATATTTTTTCATTAAGCATAGAAATGAACCTCGAGGAATTGGCGGAATTTTTTTCGATGACTTAAATCAATGGGATTTCGCCACTTGCTTCTCTTTTTTAAAAAGTGTGGGCGATCATTTTATAGAAGCCTATTCCCCTATAGTATCCCGCCGCAAACACCTACCCTATGGTGAACGAGAACGAAATTTCCAATGTTATCGCCGAGGACGTTACGTAGAATTTAATTTAGTGTATGACCGTGGAACATTATTTGGTTTACAATCGGGAGGGAGGATCGAATCCATTTTAATTTCCTTACCGCCTTTAGTTGCATGGAATTACAATTGGCAACCAACCCCTGGAACAAAAGAAGCAGAACTTTACGAAAAATATTTGCGGCCCCAAGATTGGCTAAACCAAGGCTAG
- a CDS encoding threonylcarbamoyl-AMP synthase, translated as MIISEDLQLAIDYLAQDEIIAYPTEGVYGLGCTAFNEETVLRLLQLKNRDVRKGLILIASHWNQIEDLIEPLSNLQHQTVNRTWPGPITWVFPASRKAPEWIRGEHNTIAIRFSNHPLAQALCEGFQKPIVSTSANLTGSTPARNYKEVAIYFNDKIPFILKGEVGGLNKTTSIRDVITGLVIRE; from the coding sequence TTGATTATTAGTGAAGACTTGCAACTTGCTATAGATTACCTAGCACAGGATGAAATAATCGCCTACCCGACAGAAGGTGTTTATGGACTTGGGTGCACCGCTTTTAATGAAGAAACTGTGCTGCGGTTACTCCAATTGAAAAACCGAGATGTACGTAAAGGATTGATTTTAATAGCAAGTCATTGGAATCAGATCGAAGATTTAATTGAGCCTCTATCAAATCTCCAACATCAAACAGTAAATCGTACTTGGCCAGGACCAATTACCTGGGTTTTTCCCGCTAGTCGTAAAGCCCCAGAGTGGATTAGGGGAGAACATAACACCATAGCCATTAGATTTTCTAATCATCCACTCGCACAAGCATTATGTGAAGGATTTCAAAAACCCATCGTATCCACTAGTGCGAATTTAACAGGCAGCACGCCGGCTCGAAACTATAAAGAAGTGGCCATTTATTTTAATGACAAAATACCTTTTATTCTTAAAGGTGAAGTGGGAGGATTAAATAAAACGACTTCCATTCGTGATGTCATTACGGGTTTAGTTATCCGTGAGTAA
- the purE gene encoding 5-(carboxyamino)imidazole ribonucleotide mutase yields MAIPFVAILMGSDSDSATMQNTVEILKKFHIPFEVKIASAHRTPQMTQQYIHDAEARGCAVFIAAAGLAAHLAGTIAAHTLKPVIGVPMDGGSLNGLDALLSTVQMPGGIPVACVAIGKPGAKNAGYLAAQILALSDPELAAQLRKERDQNAADIMAKNESLSIG; encoded by the coding sequence ATGGCTATCCCCTTTGTTGCTATTTTAATGGGATCTGATTCTGATTCTGCGACCATGCAAAACACCGTCGAGATCCTTAAAAAATTTCATATTCCTTTTGAGGTAAAAATTGCCTCTGCCCATCGCACTCCCCAGATGACGCAACAATACATTCATGACGCTGAAGCAAGAGGCTGCGCTGTTTTTATCGCAGCAGCTGGTTTAGCCGCACATTTAGCAGGTACTATCGCTGCCCACACCCTAAAACCTGTCATTGGTGTGCCAATGGATGGCGGCAGCTTGAATGGGTTGGATGCATTATTATCCACCGTTCAAATGCCAGGTGGAATACCGGTGGCCTGCGTTGCCATTGGCAAACCCGGTGCTAAAAATGCGGGTTATTTGGCTGCCCAAATTCTTGCACTGTCCGACCCAGAACTTGCGGCTCAGCTTAGAAAAGAAAGAGACCAGAATGCGGCTGATATTATGGCCAAGAATGAATCGCTCAGCATAGGTTGA
- the topA gene encoding type I DNA topoisomerase, with translation MSVNLLIVESPAKAKTIKKYLGKDFTVLASYGHVRDLVPKEGAVDPTNNFAMKYDTVEKNIKHIDAIAKALKKAKALYLATDPDREGEAISWHLAELMKERHILESQPVYRVVFNEITKSAVKDAVTHPRAIAMDLVHAQQARRALDFLVGFNLSPLLWKKIRPGLSAGRVQSPALRLIVEREEEIERFETKEYWTVEALTSAKKQHFTAKLAEYDGKKITQFSITDEKTAQKIEKALLKAAKGKLTVLKIDKKQRKRNPAPPFITSTLQQEAARKLGFTTYKTMRVAQQLYEGVELGDEGSVGLITYMRTDSVNLAGEAITEIRQLIESRYGKDNLPDTPREYHTKAKNAQEAHEGIRPTSVHHLPEDIKSYLSDEQFKLYDLIWKRTIASQMVHATIDTVAVDLGAGEGNRFRANGSTIADPGFIMVYQEGIDDAKKDDGDEKLLPHLEQGEIIDLEKITPLQHFTEPPPRYTEASLVKVLEEFGIGRPSTYANIIYTIKNREYVILDQKRFKPTDVGRIVNQFLTRYFTQYVDYDFTATMEDELDEISRGEKDWIPMLKHFWVPFKEKVDVTEETVKRKDVTQEAIDEECPKCQKPLSKRLGKRGRFIGCSGFPECDYTRGLEDTKESQAEAEKVEGRECPDCHSHLVIKFGRYGKFIGCSNYPDCKHMEPLEKPADTGVSCPLCHEGHLLKRKSRYGKYFFSCSTYPKCKYAVWNEPLPGPCPKCHWEILTIKTTKRKGTEKVCPQKECGYSEPYNE, from the coding sequence ATGTCAGTAAATCTTTTAATTGTTGAATCACCCGCTAAAGCCAAAACAATTAAAAAATATCTTGGCAAAGACTTTACGGTGTTGGCCTCTTACGGCCATGTGCGTGATCTCGTTCCGAAAGAAGGGGCAGTAGATCCAACAAACAACTTCGCCATGAAGTACGACACCGTCGAAAAAAATATCAAACATATAGACGCCATCGCCAAAGCCTTGAAAAAAGCAAAAGCCCTCTATCTGGCGACTGACCCTGATCGCGAAGGTGAGGCAATTTCTTGGCATCTAGCTGAGCTCATGAAGGAAAGACACATTCTGGAATCTCAGCCTGTGTATCGTGTCGTCTTTAATGAAATAACCAAATCTGCTGTAAAAGATGCGGTGACCCATCCACGAGCCATTGCGATGGATCTAGTCCATGCTCAACAAGCTCGAAGAGCACTCGATTTTCTAGTAGGTTTCAATCTTTCTCCCTTGCTTTGGAAAAAAATACGTCCGGGGTTATCGGCCGGCCGAGTTCAAAGCCCAGCGCTTCGACTCATCGTTGAACGCGAAGAAGAAATCGAGCGTTTTGAAACCAAAGAATACTGGACTGTTGAAGCACTTACCTCTGCAAAAAAACAGCACTTTACAGCAAAGTTAGCAGAGTACGATGGGAAAAAGATCACTCAGTTTTCTATTACGGATGAAAAAACAGCTCAAAAGATTGAAAAAGCCCTATTAAAAGCGGCAAAGGGCAAACTTACAGTCTTAAAAATTGACAAAAAACAACGCAAAAGAAACCCTGCCCCTCCTTTTATCACTTCAACATTACAACAAGAGGCAGCGAGAAAATTAGGTTTCACGACCTACAAAACAATGCGTGTTGCCCAGCAGCTCTATGAAGGTGTTGAACTAGGTGACGAAGGATCAGTGGGCCTTATTACGTATATGAGAACCGATTCTGTTAATTTGGCAGGGGAGGCGATAACAGAAATCCGACAACTGATAGAAAGTCGGTATGGTAAAGACAACCTGCCTGATACGCCTCGGGAATATCATACCAAGGCCAAAAACGCACAAGAAGCGCATGAAGGAATTAGACCTACCTCCGTCCACCATCTACCCGAAGACATTAAATCTTATCTGTCTGATGAACAATTTAAACTTTATGATCTGATTTGGAAGAGAACCATAGCCTCTCAAATGGTGCATGCAACTATTGACACGGTTGCTGTTGACCTTGGCGCGGGTGAAGGCAACCGTTTCCGAGCTAATGGCTCAACCATTGCTGACCCTGGATTCATCATGGTTTACCAAGAAGGTATTGATGATGCTAAGAAAGACGATGGAGATGAAAAACTACTTCCTCATTTGGAGCAAGGTGAGATAATTGATCTTGAGAAAATTACTCCCTTACAACATTTTACTGAGCCTCCACCTCGATATACAGAAGCCAGCTTAGTAAAGGTGCTTGAAGAGTTTGGCATCGGCCGACCGTCTACTTACGCCAACATAATCTACACCATTAAAAATCGAGAATATGTCATTCTTGATCAAAAAAGATTTAAACCTACTGATGTGGGTCGCATAGTAAATCAATTTTTAACGCGATATTTCACCCAATACGTGGACTATGACTTTACCGCGACAATGGAAGATGAGTTAGATGAGATCTCGCGAGGCGAGAAAGATTGGATACCTATGTTGAAACATTTCTGGGTACCCTTTAAAGAAAAGGTGGACGTAACCGAAGAAACCGTTAAAAGAAAAGATGTCACTCAAGAAGCTATTGACGAAGAATGTCCTAAGTGTCAGAAACCGTTATCTAAGCGCCTCGGAAAACGGGGTCGTTTCATTGGCTGCTCGGGTTTTCCCGAATGTGATTATACCCGTGGTCTTGAAGATACCAAGGAATCGCAAGCGGAAGCAGAAAAAGTCGAAGGCCGTGAATGCCCTGATTGTCATTCGCATTTAGTCATAAAATTTGGTCGCTATGGAAAGTTTATTGGATGTAGCAATTATCCAGACTGTAAACATATGGAACCTTTGGAAAAACCGGCCGACACAGGCGTTAGTTGCCCCCTTTGTCATGAGGGTCATTTATTAAAGCGTAAAAGTCGGTATGGGAAATACTTTTTTTCTTGCTCCACCTATCCTAAATGTAAATATGCCGTTTGGAATGAGCCTCTTCCAGGTCCATGCCCCAAATGTCATTGGGAAATATTAACGATTAAAACTACCAAACGAAAAGGGACTGAAAAAGTCTGCCCTCAAAAAGAGTGCGGCTATTCGGAACCTTATAACGAATAG
- a CDS encoding DUF494 domain-containing protein yields MKEDMFEVLMYLFENHMQSDCKLHLTEDVLMVELEKAGFNSSTIDRALDWLEGLLTVQENTAIISTSASLRIYTSYETYKLNAEVLGFLLFLQQVGILNTITRELVIDRLMAIEEQEIDLPQVKWVTLLVLFNQPNEEAALACMENLVLENTAYGLH; encoded by the coding sequence ATGAAAGAAGACATGTTTGAAGTTTTAATGTATTTGTTTGAGAATCATATGCAAAGTGATTGCAAGTTACATCTCACTGAAGATGTGCTAATGGTTGAACTTGAAAAGGCGGGTTTTAACTCTTCAACGATTGATAGAGCGTTAGATTGGTTAGAGGGATTGCTAACCGTACAAGAAAATACCGCTATCATCTCAACTTCGGCCTCTCTGCGAATTTATACTTCCTACGAAACGTATAAATTAAATGCAGAAGTCTTAGGTTTTCTGCTATTTTTACAACAGGTAGGGATTCTAAATACTATTACTCGAGAGCTTGTCATTGATAGGTTGATGGCCATTGAGGAGCAAGAGATTGATTTACCCCAAGTGAAATGGGTCACACTCTTAGTCTTATTCAATCAACCTAACGAAGAAGCTGCTCTAGCTTGTATGGAGAATTTAGTCTTGGAAAACACGGCGTATGGGTTACATTAA
- the dprA gene encoding DNA-protecting protein DprA, which produces MDDKNLPYLLALARAPFIGGKIVGRIIHLFPCLEEFFNHGHDQLKLPQQTQNYLNNPDWKSVEHDLKWLNQKNNRFILTLADNDYPSLFREISSPPPLLFAHGNKPLLDYPQIAIVGSRNSSPNGREIAHQLAFELASLGLVITSGLAVGIDTQAHKGALQGGSTIAVIGTGINVVYPQSNLTLAEEIVERGLIISEFCCNTPPLAHNFPRRNRLISGLSLGTLVIEASLKSGSLITAQYALDQGRDVFAIPGSILNPRAKGCHYLLKQGAKLVESVEDIVEELGCFYPIPPNSTLKTPDFEEKRLDDDHRKLLECIDYEPTKIDIIIIRSEFSIQKVTSILIDLELINRVASTAGGYRRVS; this is translated from the coding sequence TTGGATGACAAGAATTTACCCTATTTACTAGCGCTGGCCAGAGCTCCTTTTATCGGAGGCAAAATAGTTGGCCGTATCATTCATCTTTTCCCCTGCCTTGAGGAATTTTTTAACCATGGTCATGATCAGCTTAAATTACCTCAGCAAACGCAGAATTATCTGAATAACCCTGACTGGAAAAGCGTTGAGCACGATTTAAAATGGCTCAATCAGAAAAATAACCGCTTCATTTTAACCCTTGCTGATAACGACTACCCTTCTCTATTCCGTGAGATATCGTCTCCACCGCCCCTCTTATTTGCACATGGAAATAAGCCACTTCTGGATTATCCTCAAATAGCTATTGTAGGGTCCAGAAACTCATCACCCAATGGCAGGGAAATAGCACATCAGTTAGCTTTCGAACTAGCCAGCCTAGGTCTGGTCATTACTTCCGGTCTTGCAGTGGGCATAGATACACAGGCGCATAAAGGGGCTTTGCAAGGGGGGAGTACCATTGCCGTCATAGGGACTGGTATTAATGTTGTGTATCCACAAAGTAATCTTACACTGGCTGAAGAAATTGTTGAGCGAGGCCTAATAATTTCAGAGTTTTGTTGCAACACACCGCCACTAGCGCACAATTTTCCCCGAAGAAACCGTTTAATCAGTGGCCTCTCTCTGGGAACGCTAGTAATAGAGGCCAGCTTAAAAAGCGGCTCCCTTATCACAGCTCAGTATGCTTTAGATCAGGGACGCGATGTTTTTGCCATTCCCGGATCTATCTTAAATCCCAGAGCGAAGGGTTGTCATTACCTTCTTAAACAAGGCGCAAAACTGGTCGAATCTGTTGAAGATATCGTTGAAGAGTTAGGCTGTTTTTATCCAATTCCCCCGAATTCGACGCTTAAAACCCCCGATTTTGAAGAGAAGAGACTTGATGATGATCACCGTAAACTGTTAGAGTGTATTGATTATGAGCCAACTAAAATTGATATAATAATAATAAGAAGCGAATTTTCCATCCAGAAAGTAACTTCTATTTTGATAGATTTGGAGCTAATAAATAGAGTGGCTTCAACTGCGGGTGGTTATAGACGAGTATCCTAA
- the def gene encoding peptide deformylase, which translates to MIDILQYPDSRLGIKADTVVDFSDKALQQVIDDMLETLHNTENCAGLAATQLNIPHPKRITVIYDYKDKENRKPASLCLVNPEIIAREGEFLEPEACMSVQGGVYEIVPARSFKVTVRAQDRFGNFFEIVGEGYMAKLLQHELDHLDGVIFIDRLSRLKRQRIDKKISKLIKRKNS; encoded by the coding sequence ATTATAGATATATTGCAATACCCCGATTCCCGGCTTGGAATCAAGGCCGACACTGTCGTCGACTTTTCTGATAAAGCATTGCAGCAAGTGATTGATGACATGCTTGAAACACTGCATAACACTGAAAATTGTGCGGGTCTGGCGGCGACCCAACTAAACATCCCTCATCCTAAAAGAATTACCGTCATTTATGATTATAAAGATAAAGAAAACCGAAAGCCGGCCTCTCTTTGCTTAGTTAATCCAGAAATTATTGCGCGGGAAGGGGAGTTTTTAGAGCCGGAAGCCTGTATGTCTGTGCAGGGTGGGGTATATGAAATTGTTCCCGCACGAAGTTTTAAGGTAACTGTTCGCGCGCAAGACCGCTTTGGCAACTTTTTTGAGATAGTAGGGGAAGGCTATATGGCCAAATTGTTGCAACATGAACTCGATCATCTTGATGGCGTCATCTTTATTGATCGGCTTTCGCGTTTGAAACGACAACGTATTGACAAAAAGATTTCAAAATTGATCAAACGGAAAAATAGCTAG